The following nucleotide sequence is from Hevea brasiliensis isolate MT/VB/25A 57/8 chromosome 7, ASM3005281v1, whole genome shotgun sequence.
ACTGGAACAGGAAGCATACCTGTGAACTCTCACTGCCACTGGCAATAAATGAGTTATTCAAACCACCAAAGCATGAACGTATGACATACTTGCGTTGTTTGTGGCCCATATATGTTAATGCCTTCTTCCATTTTCCAGCAACATCCCACATATGGATCTCTTCGCTGTTAAGATTGACAATAAAGAACTTGCCGTCAGTGGAAACTGACAGGGAGGTGATTGGGTGCTCCTCAGAGATGACTCGTTCAGCACTGGTTACCAAATTGAATATCCGAATGTCCTTATCAGAAAATACACTGATAAGATGTTCTCCATCTGGCGTCACAGCAAGATCCAAAACCTTAGGCATCCTTGTGCCCCTCCAAGCTTTTATCTCGTTCCCATCACAGTCCCACATGCAGATGCCCTTTTCGGGGTCGGAACTGCCACAGACAAATCGCTTTGAGTCGGGAAACCAAGCACATGAGCTGACAATGAAGCCATGATCCCCAAATGTATGCTTGCATGTACCTGTTTCCACATCCCACAGCTTGAGAACTTCCACATTTCCACATGTTAGTAACTTTCCATCGTCAGGGCTCCAAGCCACAAAGGACACTGGGTTTTGGTGGCTTCGCAAGGTGTGCTTAAAAGTTAACCTCCCATCTTCCGGTACCTAGTAAAAGAAGCCAAACTAAAGAATTAGAACAGTTTACCAAATCATTCTCAAGTTGGTTCAAGCATCATTTAAATCTAATACCAGCTAAAActccaaaataaaatttaaaagtacaaACCCACAAATGTACTCATTAACTCAGATAACACAAACATGCGAATCACTGAATCTGTAGCATTAATTAAATTTAGCATATGAAGATAAACCAAGAGAAAAATTAGTGATTGAATCCATGAATACATGACTACAGCCAAAGACCATTTGCACTAATAATGCTAATACAACCATTAATCAACTTCACATCTTTAAGGTTCGTTAAAGTGAACCTGCAAAACTTTATTGTCCCTTAACTATTTCCCTTCTCCTCCCCCCCAACAACCCCGCgaccccccccccctccctcccTCCTCCTTAATCTAATACCAGCTAAAActccaaaataaaatttaaaagtacaaACCCACAAATGAACTCATTAACTCAGATAACACAAACATGAGAATCACTGAATCTGTAGCATTAATTAAATTTAGCATATGAAGATAAACCAAGAGAAAAATTAGTGATTGAATCCATGAATACATGACTACAGCCAAAGACCATTTGCACTAATAATGCTAATACAACCATTAATCAACTTTACATCTGTAAGGTTCATTAAATTGAACCTGCAAAACTTTATTGTCCCTTAACTATTTCCTTTTTTCCCCCCTTCATCTCACCAATTCTAAATGAGAATTTGCTGGCAAAATCACCAATTAGAACCTTGCTTCACACTTCAAAAGAACTTTGTCAATTGTTCTGAAACTGCTGAACACAGCTCCATTTAAATTTCCAACAACAATTGTTTTCAGTATTTCAATTTTGCTTCAGCAATAAAACTTCGTAAAAGAAAGAAATCCACTTCTAATACTTCgaaaaaaacagttcaatatgataaggATCAAAAAAATACCTTCCATATGATGGCCGTACAATCACTCGATGAAGAGGCTAAGTACTCTCCATTATTAGAGAACTGTACAAACCACACTTCATTCTCATGGTCAGTCAAAAtctgcaaaaaaaaaaagataaggacACCATATAACTCCTGATCAAATAAAATAGCAAAACAACAGGTAGAAATTCCAGAAAAATAAGTGAATCATGTTATCAGAACATAGTAAAAGGTCAATATGGAAAATCTGAACATCGAAGGCTATTTGAGAGAGGGGATCTATTCACATGAAAAACTTAACGCCACACTTGCCTACTCTCtgataaattctaaaattaatcatttATACAGTTTACTCAGTTACTCCTCACCAATTAAAAAAAGCTAAAAGGATATTCTTGACGAACTTTTGTGTCCATGTAAAAGCTTAGGCATGTAACAAAAAATTGCATATGTATACAGGGAGAATGCAATAAAGCTGCAGACTTTGCAAGCACAAGTTCTTGCTCAGTTACTCTGCACAGTTTTCACTTTTTTATGTTCTACTGCTTTTTTTCCCAATTAAAGTTTAGCCACAACGGTGAACCTTGGTGTAATAGTAAGGTTGCTTTATTATGACCCAGAGTTCACAGGTTCAACCCACAGCAACAGCTTCCTTGCAAAGCAAGAGGAAGAGTTGCATACATTTAACCCTCCCAAAGCCTACAAAGAGGGAAGTCCCATGCATAGAATCCCTTCAGAAGATTAGCCAAAATGATGAGCTACAAAGCATGGTACCTCCTAAATTCCACAATCGTCCTGCCATGGCCAAGGCTGAACCAACAATCTCCTTCTCAGAGACAGCAAAGGCACCTTTAACCTAGAAACTAAGAAATGGTAAAAGAGAAAGTTGACACACTCTCCACAAAAACTTCAAGCTAATAGCACATCCTAATTGACTTCATCTATTAATTGATATTCAAGGTTTTCCTTCTGCAATTATATTGCCAGTGTAGAACAACTGTATTCAATATAAAAGATAAGGCACCAAGTATTAGATCTTCAAGAAGATTTGCATCCTCACTTCCACACTAAAAATATAGGAACAAACAAATCAACTTCACCTTTAGAGTTTCACATTTAGTTCATGCAATGCAATTTAGCATTAATTTTTGGCCATGAAAAGGATCAACATTGTCAGTCAATAAGTTAAATAGACTTTATGCTATCAAAAAACATTTCAATGCTCAACTACGGATGTGTTTGGTATAAAGTTAAAAAATCTAGAGTTAAATGTTACCATTATAAGTTTTAATCTTTAAAGTGAGTAATTATTAACCTCAGCCCTCCAATGTTAACATTTATCCCCTTAATAAGGCATAATATTAATCAATTGAAAAGTTAACTTAGTATCTTTAAGTATGCAAACAACATTAATGAGGGGTTAAAAATTATAAGAGTAACAATTACCCTTGTTAACCGCATACTAAACACCTCCTAATAAAAAAAAGGCAACCTTAGagcagccaaatagcttgcatttAACAACACCAAATAACTCAAACAAACCATAGTCCATATTCAAATTGATAGGGCTGATTCAGTTTTCCTACAAAAAGTATAAATGGCAGCAAGACGCACACCTGAATGGTCTCTATGGGTATCTGTTCTCTTGTGCAGCAATGGTCCTCATAGAGTGAAACTGCCTCCTGTGAATTGTGATACATACATGAATCAATTTGAGCTGTAACAGCAGTTTCAACAAGATGCTCCAACCTTCTCTCAGGCAACACACTTGGAGGAGGAAGCAATTTTTCCAAATCTGCCAACAACCTTTTCCGCAGCTCAAAGATGGAATTTTCATCCAAGTTACTCAAGTCCTTCTCCTTCAAGTTAAGGAGACTATAAGCAAGATTGCGAATATTCTCCCTGCCTAGTAGTAATGCAGGAACCTGCTTCCGCAAAACAGTCAGTGCCAGAGAGTCATTCCCACAACTCATACACTCTAACATAAATTGCTTAAAAACAAGAAACAAAGCCGAAGCTCGTGTCTCATCCACCAACTCCTTTATTCCATTAAGGGTATCAAGGCAGATATTCCAATTTCCTTCAGGTATTTGTGACTCCAGCAACTTAAAATCCACAGATTTGTACGAAATCCCAGATTCTGATTCCAAAAAAGAAGCAGACTTTCTATAACCTAACGAATGAAGGCTCTGAATTATA
It contains:
- the LOC110660099 gene encoding WD repeat-containing protein WDS homolog — encoded protein: MENSATMIGPKGLIKRHEFVRVIIQSLHSLGYRKSASFLESESGISYKSVDFKLLESQIPEGNWNICLDTLNGIKELVDETRASALFLVFKQFMLECMSCGNDSLALTVLRKQVPALLLGRENIRNLAYSLLNLKEKDLSNLDENSIFELRKRLLADLEKLLPPPSVLPERRLEHLVETAVTAQIDSCMYHNSQEAVSLYEDHCCTREQIPIETIQILTDHENEVWFVQFSNNGEYLASSSSDCTAIIWKVPEDGRLTFKHTLRSHQNPVSFVAWSPDDGKLLTCGNVEVLKLWDVETGTCKHTFGDHGFIVSSCAWFPDSKRFVCGSSDPEKGICMWDCDGNEIKAWRGTRMPKVLDLAVTPDGEHLISVFSDKDIRIFNLVTSAERVISEEHPITSLSVSTDGKFFIVNLNSEEIHMWDVAGKWKKALTYMGHKQRKYVIRSCFGGLNNSFIASGSESSQVYIWNWRNPKPIEVLSGHLMTVNCVSWNPRRHQMLASASDDHTIRIWGPSQSKNIQHEKLI